In one window of Candidatus Zixiibacteriota bacterium DNA:
- a CDS encoding sigma-70 family RNA polymerase sigma factor: MEDYLDDSERLVHKIISGDAEAFRAVVDQNKRLVSHIVFRMVHNETDREDLCQDIFIRVYQNLSSFQFKSKLSTWIARIAYNTCGNYLEKKKIPLYEDIASNGGSIESHCDDSAPPDKQAELEDVSIRLRTEIDKLPAQFAAIITLYHLDDMSYREIGSIMNMPEGTVKSYLFRARKLLKDRLLTKYQMEDLWEASI; the protein is encoded by the coding sequence ATGGAGGATTATCTGGATGACAGCGAGCGCCTGGTACACAAAATTATCTCCGGCGACGCCGAGGCATTCAGAGCCGTTGTCGATCAGAACAAACGCTTGGTGAGCCATATCGTGTTTAGAATGGTACACAATGAAACAGACCGCGAAGATCTCTGCCAGGATATCTTTATTCGGGTCTATCAAAATCTATCGAGCTTTCAGTTCAAATCGAAGCTCTCGACCTGGATCGCACGGATAGCGTATAATACGTGCGGCAATTATCTGGAGAAGAAGAAAATTCCGCTATATGAAGACATTGCCTCGAATGGCGGAAGTATCGAATCTCACTGTGATGATTCGGCACCACCGGATAAGCAAGCCGAATTGGAAGATGTCTCGATCAGGCTTCGCACCGAGATCGACAAGCTGCCAGCGCAGTTCGCAGCGATTATCACTCTCTATCATCTCGATGACATGAGTTATCGCGAAATCGGAAGCATCATGAACATGCCTGAGGGTACAGTGAAGAGTTATCTATTCCGGGCCAGAAAGCTTCTGAAGGATCGTCTTCTGACGAAATACCAAATGGAGGACCTGTGGGAAGCAAGCATCTGA
- a CDS encoding putative sulfate exporter family transporter, with protein sequence MSSERHEMKNSMSSLWKSEDWWAVWIGFAIIIAALLRILPKIPSVGKWTDDPLAAFSIIKEGVATGNILLPLLMLMIGLGLLTAVGVASMKTEKLVKYLAGFAGVFILATLAYWIADQVNIKYWGLSYAMWALLVGLLVSNTIGTPKWLRAGARTELFIKIGLVLMGCEILFKKIMALGAPGLMVAWIVTPIVIIFMYKFGTKILKMSNKSLIIIIAAATSVCGVSAAIAVAAACCAKKEDLTLAVGMTLIFTVLMMFFMPLGIKYIGMNDILGGAWMGGTIDSTGAVVAAGSMLGDAAEKVAAVVKMIQNVLIGVVAFVVAIYWVTRVECEGSDHKPNAMEIWYRFPKFVLGFVAASLVFSFIVVPASSGDFKLVEASYIKPFTRELREWFFCLAFVAIGLESNFKDLTSRMEGGKPLILYGVGQTFNLILTLLVAYLAFIVFFPNAI encoded by the coding sequence ATGAGTTCTGAGAGGCACGAGATGAAGAACAGCATGAGTTCTCTCTGGAAAAGTGAGGATTGGTGGGCGGTTTGGATCGGCTTCGCGATCATTATCGCAGCTCTCCTGAGAATCCTCCCGAAAATACCGAGCGTGGGCAAGTGGACTGACGATCCGTTGGCTGCATTCAGCATCATCAAAGAGGGAGTTGCGACAGGTAACATCCTTCTTCCACTATTGATGCTGATGATAGGACTCGGTTTGCTGACAGCCGTTGGTGTCGCATCCATGAAGACAGAGAAGCTGGTAAAATACCTTGCGGGATTCGCTGGTGTCTTCATCCTGGCCACATTGGCATACTGGATAGCCGATCAGGTCAACATCAAATACTGGGGATTAAGTTATGCTATGTGGGCTCTGCTGGTCGGGCTGCTTGTCTCGAACACTATCGGTACTCCCAAATGGCTGAGAGCGGGTGCTAGAACCGAGCTTTTCATAAAGATAGGGCTTGTGCTGATGGGTTGCGAAATCTTATTCAAAAAGATCATGGCGCTCGGTGCTCCCGGTCTGATGGTCGCCTGGATCGTAACTCCGATAGTGATCATCTTCATGTACAAATTTGGCACAAAAATCCTCAAGATGTCGAACAAATCACTGATTATCATAATTGCTGCGGCAACCTCTGTATGCGGGGTCTCGGCGGCAATAGCTGTAGCAGCGGCATGCTGTGCCAAGAAAGAGGACCTCACACTTGCAGTCGGAATGACTCTTATCTTCACCGTGCTGATGATGTTCTTCATGCCTCTTGGAATAAAGTACATCGGAATGAATGACATTCTCGGCGGCGCATGGATGGGTGGCACAATCGACTCGACCGGAGCGGTCGTTGCTGCCGGATCGATGCTCGGAGATGCTGCAGAGAAAGTGGCCGCGGTCGTGAAGATGATACAAAATGTGCTGATCGGCGTCGTCGCTTTCGTTGTCGCCATATACTGGGTGACACGTGTAGAGTGCGAGGGCAGCGATCACAAGCCGAATGCTATGGAAATCTGGTACAGATTTCCGAAGTTCGTGCTCGGATTTGTGGCTGCGTCACTCGTTTTCTCATTCATAGTTGTGCCGGCATCATCCGGAGACTTCAAACTCGTCGAGGCGAGTTACATCAAACCATTTACGAGAGAGCTAAGAGAATGGTTCTTCTGTCTCGCTTTTGTCGCGATCGGGCTTGAATCGAATTTCAAGGACCTGACGAGCAGAATGGAGGGAGGCAAGCCGCTGATCCTCTATGGTGTTGGTCAGACATTCAATTTGATCCTGACTCTGTTGGTTGCATACCTTGCATTCATCGTCTTCTTCCCGAATGCGATCTGA